A single Rhinolophus ferrumequinum isolate MPI-CBG mRhiFer1 chromosome 12, mRhiFer1_v1.p, whole genome shotgun sequence DNA region contains:
- the FPGS gene encoding folylpolyglutamate synthase, mitochondrial isoform X2 has protein sequence MRTGTYSWGAGRPGMKGDRSLATSWPVAKKLWREATMERPGPSGGNCSAKSASFQDAVRTLNTLQTNASYLEQVKSQQGDPQTKLEAMELYLARSGLQVEDLDRLNIIHITGTKGKGSTCAFTERILRSYGLKTGFFSSPHLVQVRERIRINGQPISRELFTKHFWRLYQRLEETKRLQGPQALMCSCPQDSKSRVSMPAYFRFLTLMAFHVFLQEKVDLAVVEVGIGGAYDCTNIIRKPVVCGVSSLGVDHTSLLGDTVEKIAWQKGGIFKHGVPAFTVPQPDGPLAVLKERAEQISCPLYLCPQLEALEEGGPPLTLGLEGEHQRSNAALALQLARCWLQQKDHRGIGELTASRPSLLQQLPLAPVFQPTSHMRHGLRDTEWPGRSQVLRRGHLTWYLDGAHTSSSMQACVRWFRQALHRGERRGSAPEVRVLLFNSTGDRDPAALLKLLQPCQFDYAVFCPNLTEVSSTGNEDQQNFTVTLDQVLLRCLEHQQHWRHLDEEQASPDLWSAPSPEPGGPASLRLAPCPPHTHSSGSLVFSCISHALQWITQGRDPVFQPPSPPRGLLAHPVAGSGASVLREAAAIHVLVTGSLHLVGGVLKLLEPSLSQ, from the exons ATGAGAACAGGAACCTACAG CTGGGGAGCAGGAAGGCCAGGCATGAAAGGTGACAGATCCCTGGCTACCTCCTGGCCAGTGGCCAAGAAGCTGTGGCGGGAAGCAACCATGGAGCGGCCGGGCCCATCTGGGGGGAATTGCTCCGCTAAATCTGCCTCCTTCCAG GATGCTGTACGCACACTCAACACCCTGCAAACCAATGCCAGCTACCTGGAGCAGGTGAAGAGCCAGCAGGGTGACCCACAGACGAAACTGGAAGCCATGGAGCTGTACTTGGCACGGAGTGGGCTGCAG GTGGAGGACTTGGACCGGCTGAACATCATCCATATCACTGGGACCAAGGGGAAG GGCTCCACCTGTGCCTTCACTGAACGTATCCTCCGAAGCTATGGCCTGAAGACCGGATTCTTTAG CTCTCCCCACCTGGTGCAGGTGCGTGAGCGGATCCGCATCAATGGGCAGCCCATCAGCCGCGAGCTCTTCACCAAGCACTTCTGGCGCCTCTACCAGCGGCTGGAGGAGACCAAG AGGCTGCAGGGGCCCCAGGCTCTGATGTGTTCCTGTCCACAGGATAGCAAAAGCCGTGTCTCCATGCCCGCCTACTTCCGTTTCCTTACGCTCATGGCCTTCCACGTCTTCCTCCAAGAGAAG GTGGACCTGGCAGTGGTAGAAGTGGGTATTGGTGGGGCTTATGACTGCACTAACATCATCAG GAAGCCTGTGGTATGTGGGGTCTCATCTCTTGGCGTTGACCACACTAGCCTTCTGGGGGACACGGTGGAGAAGATCGCATGGCAGAAAGGGGGCATCTTCAAG CATGGTGTCCCTGCCTTCACTGTGCCCCAGCCTGACGGTCCCCTAGCAGTGCTGAAGGAGCGCGCTGAGCAGATCTCA TGTCCCCTTTATCTATGCCCACAACTGGAAGCCCTGGAGGAAGGGGGGCCACCTCTGACCCTTGGCCTGGAAGGAGAGCACCAGCGGTCCAATGCTGCCTTGGCCTTGCAGCTGGCCCGCTGCTGGCTGCAGCAAAAGGACCACCGAG GAATCGGGGAGCTGACGGCATCCAGGCCGAGCCTCCTGCAGCAGCTGCCTCTGGCGCCTGTGTTCCAGCCTACATCCCACATGCGGCACG GGCTTCGGGACACCGAGTGGCCGGGCCGTTCGCAGGTGCTGCGGCGCGGGCACCTCACCTGGTACCTGGACGGCGCGCATACCTCCAGCAGCATGCAGGCCTGCGTGCGCTGGTTCCGCCAGGCGCTGCACCGTGGCGAGAGGCGGGGCAG CGCGCCAGAGGTGCGTGTCTTGCTCTTCAACTCTACTGGGGACCGGGATCCCGCCGCCCTGCTGAAGCTGCTGCAG CCCTGCCAGTTTGACTATGCTGTTTTCTGCCCTAACCTGACAGAGGTGTCATCCACAGGCAATGAAG ACCAGCAGAATTTCACAGTGACACTGGACCAGGTGCTGCTCCGCTGCCTGGAACACCAGCAGCACTGGAGGCACCTGGATGAGGAGCAGGCCAGCCCGGACCTCTGGAGTgcccccagcccagagcctggtGGGCCTGCCTCCCTGCGGCTGGCACCCTGCCCGCCCCATACCCACAGCTCCGGCTCCCTTGTCTTCAGCTGCATTTCCCATGCCTTGCAGTGGATCACCCAAGGCCGGGACCCTGTCTTTCAGCCACCCAGTCCCCCACGGGGCCTCCTCGCCCACCCTGTGGCAGGCAGCGGGGCCAGTGTACTTCGTGAGGCAGCTGCCATCCATGTGCTGGTCACAGGAAGCCTGCACCTGGTGGGCGGTGTCCTGAAACTGCTGGAGCCCTCCCTGTCCCAGTAG
- the FPGS gene encoding folylpolyglutamate synthase, mitochondrial isoform X5 gives MRTGTYSWGAGRPGMKGDRSLATSWPVAKKLWREATMERPGPSGGNCSAKSASFQDAVRTLNTLQTNASYLEQVKSQQGDPQTKLEAMELYLARSGLQVEDLDRLNIIHITGTKGKGSTCAFTERILRSYGLKTGFFSSPHLVQVRERIRINGQPISRELFTKHFWRLYQRLEETKDSKSRVSMPAYFRFLTLMAFHVFLQEKVDLAVVEVGIGGAYDCTNIIRKPVVCGVSSLGVDHTSLLGDTVEKIAWQKGGIFKHGVPAFTVPQPDGPLAVLKERAEQISCPLYLCPQLEALEEGGPPLTLGLEGEHQRSNAALALQLARCWLQQKDHRGIGELTASRPSLLQQLPLAPVFQPTSHMRHGLRDTEWPGRSQVLRRGHLTWYLDGAHTSSSMQACVRWFRQALHRGERRGSAPEVRVLLFNSTGDRDPAALLKLLQPCQFDYAVFCPNLTEVSSTGNEDQQNFTVTLDQVLLRCLEHQQHWRHLDEEQASPDLWSAPSPEPGGPASLRLAPCPPHTHSSGSLVFSCISHALQWITQGRDPVFQPPSPPRGLLAHPVAGSGASVLREAAAIHVLVTGSLHLVGGVLKLLEPSLSQ, from the exons ATGAGAACAGGAACCTACAG CTGGGGAGCAGGAAGGCCAGGCATGAAAGGTGACAGATCCCTGGCTACCTCCTGGCCAGTGGCCAAGAAGCTGTGGCGGGAAGCAACCATGGAGCGGCCGGGCCCATCTGGGGGGAATTGCTCCGCTAAATCTGCCTCCTTCCAG GATGCTGTACGCACACTCAACACCCTGCAAACCAATGCCAGCTACCTGGAGCAGGTGAAGAGCCAGCAGGGTGACCCACAGACGAAACTGGAAGCCATGGAGCTGTACTTGGCACGGAGTGGGCTGCAG GTGGAGGACTTGGACCGGCTGAACATCATCCATATCACTGGGACCAAGGGGAAG GGCTCCACCTGTGCCTTCACTGAACGTATCCTCCGAAGCTATGGCCTGAAGACCGGATTCTTTAG CTCTCCCCACCTGGTGCAGGTGCGTGAGCGGATCCGCATCAATGGGCAGCCCATCAGCCGCGAGCTCTTCACCAAGCACTTCTGGCGCCTCTACCAGCGGCTGGAGGAGACCAAG GATAGCAAAAGCCGTGTCTCCATGCCCGCCTACTTCCGTTTCCTTACGCTCATGGCCTTCCACGTCTTCCTCCAAGAGAAG GTGGACCTGGCAGTGGTAGAAGTGGGTATTGGTGGGGCTTATGACTGCACTAACATCATCAG GAAGCCTGTGGTATGTGGGGTCTCATCTCTTGGCGTTGACCACACTAGCCTTCTGGGGGACACGGTGGAGAAGATCGCATGGCAGAAAGGGGGCATCTTCAAG CATGGTGTCCCTGCCTTCACTGTGCCCCAGCCTGACGGTCCCCTAGCAGTGCTGAAGGAGCGCGCTGAGCAGATCTCA TGTCCCCTTTATCTATGCCCACAACTGGAAGCCCTGGAGGAAGGGGGGCCACCTCTGACCCTTGGCCTGGAAGGAGAGCACCAGCGGTCCAATGCTGCCTTGGCCTTGCAGCTGGCCCGCTGCTGGCTGCAGCAAAAGGACCACCGAG GAATCGGGGAGCTGACGGCATCCAGGCCGAGCCTCCTGCAGCAGCTGCCTCTGGCGCCTGTGTTCCAGCCTACATCCCACATGCGGCACG GGCTTCGGGACACCGAGTGGCCGGGCCGTTCGCAGGTGCTGCGGCGCGGGCACCTCACCTGGTACCTGGACGGCGCGCATACCTCCAGCAGCATGCAGGCCTGCGTGCGCTGGTTCCGCCAGGCGCTGCACCGTGGCGAGAGGCGGGGCAG CGCGCCAGAGGTGCGTGTCTTGCTCTTCAACTCTACTGGGGACCGGGATCCCGCCGCCCTGCTGAAGCTGCTGCAG CCCTGCCAGTTTGACTATGCTGTTTTCTGCCCTAACCTGACAGAGGTGTCATCCACAGGCAATGAAG ACCAGCAGAATTTCACAGTGACACTGGACCAGGTGCTGCTCCGCTGCCTGGAACACCAGCAGCACTGGAGGCACCTGGATGAGGAGCAGGCCAGCCCGGACCTCTGGAGTgcccccagcccagagcctggtGGGCCTGCCTCCCTGCGGCTGGCACCCTGCCCGCCCCATACCCACAGCTCCGGCTCCCTTGTCTTCAGCTGCATTTCCCATGCCTTGCAGTGGATCACCCAAGGCCGGGACCCTGTCTTTCAGCCACCCAGTCCCCCACGGGGCCTCCTCGCCCACCCTGTGGCAGGCAGCGGGGCCAGTGTACTTCGTGAGGCAGCTGCCATCCATGTGCTGGTCACAGGAAGCCTGCACCTGGTGGGCGGTGTCCTGAAACTGCTGGAGCCCTCCCTGTCCCAGTAG
- the FPGS gene encoding folylpolyglutamate synthase, mitochondrial isoform X6, whose translation MSRARSHLRAAFYLEAVSPRGATTRTAARRALSARPAPLKPGMEYQDAVRTLNTLQTNASYLEQVKSQQGDPQTKLEAMELYLARSGLQVEDLDRLNIIHITGTKGKGSTCAFTERILRSYGLKTGFFSSPHLVQVRERIRINGQPISRELFTKHFWRLYQRLEETKDSKSRVSMPAYFRFLTLMAFHVFLQEKVDLAVVEVGIGGAYDCTNIIRKPVVCGVSSLGVDHTSLLGDTVEKIAWQKGGIFKHGVPAFTVPQPDGPLAVLKERAEQISCPLYLCPQLEALEEGGPPLTLGLEGEHQRSNAALALQLARCWLQQKDHRGIGELTASRPSLLQQLPLAPVFQPTSHMRHGLRDTEWPGRSQVLRRGHLTWYLDGAHTSSSMQACVRWFRQALHRGERRGSAPEVRVLLFNSTGDRDPAALLKLLQPCQFDYAVFCPNLTEVSSTGNEDQQNFTVTLDQVLLRCLEHQQHWRHLDEEQASPDLWSAPSPEPGGPASLRLAPCPPHTHSSGSLVFSCISHALQWITQGRDPVFQPPSPPRGLLAHPVAGSGASVLREAAAIHVLVTGSLHLVGGVLKLLEPSLSQ comes from the exons ATGTCCCGGGCACGCAGCCACCTACGCGCGGCTTTCTACCTGGAAGCGGTTTCTCCGCGCGGTGCAACGACCCGGACCGCCGCGCGGCGAGCTTTGAGCGCTAGGCCCGCGCCGCTGAAGCCGGGCATGGAGTATCAG GATGCTGTACGCACACTCAACACCCTGCAAACCAATGCCAGCTACCTGGAGCAGGTGAAGAGCCAGCAGGGTGACCCACAGACGAAACTGGAAGCCATGGAGCTGTACTTGGCACGGAGTGGGCTGCAG GTGGAGGACTTGGACCGGCTGAACATCATCCATATCACTGGGACCAAGGGGAAG GGCTCCACCTGTGCCTTCACTGAACGTATCCTCCGAAGCTATGGCCTGAAGACCGGATTCTTTAG CTCTCCCCACCTGGTGCAGGTGCGTGAGCGGATCCGCATCAATGGGCAGCCCATCAGCCGCGAGCTCTTCACCAAGCACTTCTGGCGCCTCTACCAGCGGCTGGAGGAGACCAAG GATAGCAAAAGCCGTGTCTCCATGCCCGCCTACTTCCGTTTCCTTACGCTCATGGCCTTCCACGTCTTCCTCCAAGAGAAG GTGGACCTGGCAGTGGTAGAAGTGGGTATTGGTGGGGCTTATGACTGCACTAACATCATCAG GAAGCCTGTGGTATGTGGGGTCTCATCTCTTGGCGTTGACCACACTAGCCTTCTGGGGGACACGGTGGAGAAGATCGCATGGCAGAAAGGGGGCATCTTCAAG CATGGTGTCCCTGCCTTCACTGTGCCCCAGCCTGACGGTCCCCTAGCAGTGCTGAAGGAGCGCGCTGAGCAGATCTCA TGTCCCCTTTATCTATGCCCACAACTGGAAGCCCTGGAGGAAGGGGGGCCACCTCTGACCCTTGGCCTGGAAGGAGAGCACCAGCGGTCCAATGCTGCCTTGGCCTTGCAGCTGGCCCGCTGCTGGCTGCAGCAAAAGGACCACCGAG GAATCGGGGAGCTGACGGCATCCAGGCCGAGCCTCCTGCAGCAGCTGCCTCTGGCGCCTGTGTTCCAGCCTACATCCCACATGCGGCACG GGCTTCGGGACACCGAGTGGCCGGGCCGTTCGCAGGTGCTGCGGCGCGGGCACCTCACCTGGTACCTGGACGGCGCGCATACCTCCAGCAGCATGCAGGCCTGCGTGCGCTGGTTCCGCCAGGCGCTGCACCGTGGCGAGAGGCGGGGCAG CGCGCCAGAGGTGCGTGTCTTGCTCTTCAACTCTACTGGGGACCGGGATCCCGCCGCCCTGCTGAAGCTGCTGCAG CCCTGCCAGTTTGACTATGCTGTTTTCTGCCCTAACCTGACAGAGGTGTCATCCACAGGCAATGAAG ACCAGCAGAATTTCACAGTGACACTGGACCAGGTGCTGCTCCGCTGCCTGGAACACCAGCAGCACTGGAGGCACCTGGATGAGGAGCAGGCCAGCCCGGACCTCTGGAGTgcccccagcccagagcctggtGGGCCTGCCTCCCTGCGGCTGGCACCCTGCCCGCCCCATACCCACAGCTCCGGCTCCCTTGTCTTCAGCTGCATTTCCCATGCCTTGCAGTGGATCACCCAAGGCCGGGACCCTGTCTTTCAGCCACCCAGTCCCCCACGGGGCCTCCTCGCCCACCCTGTGGCAGGCAGCGGGGCCAGTGTACTTCGTGAGGCAGCTGCCATCCATGTGCTGGTCACAGGAAGCCTGCACCTGGTGGGCGGTGTCCTGAAACTGCTGGAGCCCTCCCTGTCCCAGTAG
- the FPGS gene encoding folylpolyglutamate synthase, mitochondrial isoform X1 yields MRTGTYSWGAGRPGMKGDRSLATSWPVAKKLWREATMERPGPSGGNCSAKSASFQDAVRTLNTLQTNASYLEQVKSQQGDPQTKLEAMELYLARSGLQVEDLDRLNIIHITGTKGKGSTCAFTERILRSYGLKTGFFSSPHLVQVRERIRINGQPISRELFTKHFWRLYQRLEETKDPISPEQRLQGPQALMCSCPQDSKSRVSMPAYFRFLTLMAFHVFLQEKVDLAVVEVGIGGAYDCTNIIRKPVVCGVSSLGVDHTSLLGDTVEKIAWQKGGIFKHGVPAFTVPQPDGPLAVLKERAEQISCPLYLCPQLEALEEGGPPLTLGLEGEHQRSNAALALQLARCWLQQKDHRGIGELTASRPSLLQQLPLAPVFQPTSHMRHGLRDTEWPGRSQVLRRGHLTWYLDGAHTSSSMQACVRWFRQALHRGERRGSAPEVRVLLFNSTGDRDPAALLKLLQPCQFDYAVFCPNLTEVSSTGNEDQQNFTVTLDQVLLRCLEHQQHWRHLDEEQASPDLWSAPSPEPGGPASLRLAPCPPHTHSSGSLVFSCISHALQWITQGRDPVFQPPSPPRGLLAHPVAGSGASVLREAAAIHVLVTGSLHLVGGVLKLLEPSLSQ; encoded by the exons ATGAGAACAGGAACCTACAG CTGGGGAGCAGGAAGGCCAGGCATGAAAGGTGACAGATCCCTGGCTACCTCCTGGCCAGTGGCCAAGAAGCTGTGGCGGGAAGCAACCATGGAGCGGCCGGGCCCATCTGGGGGGAATTGCTCCGCTAAATCTGCCTCCTTCCAG GATGCTGTACGCACACTCAACACCCTGCAAACCAATGCCAGCTACCTGGAGCAGGTGAAGAGCCAGCAGGGTGACCCACAGACGAAACTGGAAGCCATGGAGCTGTACTTGGCACGGAGTGGGCTGCAG GTGGAGGACTTGGACCGGCTGAACATCATCCATATCACTGGGACCAAGGGGAAG GGCTCCACCTGTGCCTTCACTGAACGTATCCTCCGAAGCTATGGCCTGAAGACCGGATTCTTTAG CTCTCCCCACCTGGTGCAGGTGCGTGAGCGGATCCGCATCAATGGGCAGCCCATCAGCCGCGAGCTCTTCACCAAGCACTTCTGGCGCCTCTACCAGCGGCTGGAGGAGACCAAG GATCCCATCTCCCCGGAGCAGAGGCTGCAGGGGCCCCAGGCTCTGATGTGTTCCTGTCCACAGGATAGCAAAAGCCGTGTCTCCATGCCCGCCTACTTCCGTTTCCTTACGCTCATGGCCTTCCACGTCTTCCTCCAAGAGAAG GTGGACCTGGCAGTGGTAGAAGTGGGTATTGGTGGGGCTTATGACTGCACTAACATCATCAG GAAGCCTGTGGTATGTGGGGTCTCATCTCTTGGCGTTGACCACACTAGCCTTCTGGGGGACACGGTGGAGAAGATCGCATGGCAGAAAGGGGGCATCTTCAAG CATGGTGTCCCTGCCTTCACTGTGCCCCAGCCTGACGGTCCCCTAGCAGTGCTGAAGGAGCGCGCTGAGCAGATCTCA TGTCCCCTTTATCTATGCCCACAACTGGAAGCCCTGGAGGAAGGGGGGCCACCTCTGACCCTTGGCCTGGAAGGAGAGCACCAGCGGTCCAATGCTGCCTTGGCCTTGCAGCTGGCCCGCTGCTGGCTGCAGCAAAAGGACCACCGAG GAATCGGGGAGCTGACGGCATCCAGGCCGAGCCTCCTGCAGCAGCTGCCTCTGGCGCCTGTGTTCCAGCCTACATCCCACATGCGGCACG GGCTTCGGGACACCGAGTGGCCGGGCCGTTCGCAGGTGCTGCGGCGCGGGCACCTCACCTGGTACCTGGACGGCGCGCATACCTCCAGCAGCATGCAGGCCTGCGTGCGCTGGTTCCGCCAGGCGCTGCACCGTGGCGAGAGGCGGGGCAG CGCGCCAGAGGTGCGTGTCTTGCTCTTCAACTCTACTGGGGACCGGGATCCCGCCGCCCTGCTGAAGCTGCTGCAG CCCTGCCAGTTTGACTATGCTGTTTTCTGCCCTAACCTGACAGAGGTGTCATCCACAGGCAATGAAG ACCAGCAGAATTTCACAGTGACACTGGACCAGGTGCTGCTCCGCTGCCTGGAACACCAGCAGCACTGGAGGCACCTGGATGAGGAGCAGGCCAGCCCGGACCTCTGGAGTgcccccagcccagagcctggtGGGCCTGCCTCCCTGCGGCTGGCACCCTGCCCGCCCCATACCCACAGCTCCGGCTCCCTTGTCTTCAGCTGCATTTCCCATGCCTTGCAGTGGATCACCCAAGGCCGGGACCCTGTCTTTCAGCCACCCAGTCCCCCACGGGGCCTCCTCGCCCACCCTGTGGCAGGCAGCGGGGCCAGTGTACTTCGTGAGGCAGCTGCCATCCATGTGCTGGTCACAGGAAGCCTGCACCTGGTGGGCGGTGTCCTGAAACTGCTGGAGCCCTCCCTGTCCCAGTAG
- the FPGS gene encoding folylpolyglutamate synthase, mitochondrial isoform X4: MKGDRSLATSWPVAKKLWREATMERPGPSGGNCSAKSASFQDAVRTLNTLQTNASYLEQVKSQQGDPQTKLEAMELYLARSGLQVEDLDRLNIIHITGTKGKGSTCAFTERILRSYGLKTGFFSSPHLVQVRERIRINGQPISRELFTKHFWRLYQRLEETKDPISPEQRLQGPQALMCSCPQDSKSRVSMPAYFRFLTLMAFHVFLQEKVDLAVVEVGIGGAYDCTNIIRKPVVCGVSSLGVDHTSLLGDTVEKIAWQKGGIFKHGVPAFTVPQPDGPLAVLKERAEQISCPLYLCPQLEALEEGGPPLTLGLEGEHQRSNAALALQLARCWLQQKDHRGIGELTASRPSLLQQLPLAPVFQPTSHMRHGLRDTEWPGRSQVLRRGHLTWYLDGAHTSSSMQACVRWFRQALHRGERRGSAPEVRVLLFNSTGDRDPAALLKLLQPCQFDYAVFCPNLTEVSSTGNEDQQNFTVTLDQVLLRCLEHQQHWRHLDEEQASPDLWSAPSPEPGGPASLRLAPCPPHTHSSGSLVFSCISHALQWITQGRDPVFQPPSPPRGLLAHPVAGSGASVLREAAAIHVLVTGSLHLVGGVLKLLEPSLSQ, translated from the exons ATGAAAGGTGACAGATCCCTGGCTACCTCCTGGCCAGTGGCCAAGAAGCTGTGGCGGGAAGCAACCATGGAGCGGCCGGGCCCATCTGGGGGGAATTGCTCCGCTAAATCTGCCTCCTTCCAG GATGCTGTACGCACACTCAACACCCTGCAAACCAATGCCAGCTACCTGGAGCAGGTGAAGAGCCAGCAGGGTGACCCACAGACGAAACTGGAAGCCATGGAGCTGTACTTGGCACGGAGTGGGCTGCAG GTGGAGGACTTGGACCGGCTGAACATCATCCATATCACTGGGACCAAGGGGAAG GGCTCCACCTGTGCCTTCACTGAACGTATCCTCCGAAGCTATGGCCTGAAGACCGGATTCTTTAG CTCTCCCCACCTGGTGCAGGTGCGTGAGCGGATCCGCATCAATGGGCAGCCCATCAGCCGCGAGCTCTTCACCAAGCACTTCTGGCGCCTCTACCAGCGGCTGGAGGAGACCAAG GATCCCATCTCCCCGGAGCAGAGGCTGCAGGGGCCCCAGGCTCTGATGTGTTCCTGTCCACAGGATAGCAAAAGCCGTGTCTCCATGCCCGCCTACTTCCGTTTCCTTACGCTCATGGCCTTCCACGTCTTCCTCCAAGAGAAG GTGGACCTGGCAGTGGTAGAAGTGGGTATTGGTGGGGCTTATGACTGCACTAACATCATCAG GAAGCCTGTGGTATGTGGGGTCTCATCTCTTGGCGTTGACCACACTAGCCTTCTGGGGGACACGGTGGAGAAGATCGCATGGCAGAAAGGGGGCATCTTCAAG CATGGTGTCCCTGCCTTCACTGTGCCCCAGCCTGACGGTCCCCTAGCAGTGCTGAAGGAGCGCGCTGAGCAGATCTCA TGTCCCCTTTATCTATGCCCACAACTGGAAGCCCTGGAGGAAGGGGGGCCACCTCTGACCCTTGGCCTGGAAGGAGAGCACCAGCGGTCCAATGCTGCCTTGGCCTTGCAGCTGGCCCGCTGCTGGCTGCAGCAAAAGGACCACCGAG GAATCGGGGAGCTGACGGCATCCAGGCCGAGCCTCCTGCAGCAGCTGCCTCTGGCGCCTGTGTTCCAGCCTACATCCCACATGCGGCACG GGCTTCGGGACACCGAGTGGCCGGGCCGTTCGCAGGTGCTGCGGCGCGGGCACCTCACCTGGTACCTGGACGGCGCGCATACCTCCAGCAGCATGCAGGCCTGCGTGCGCTGGTTCCGCCAGGCGCTGCACCGTGGCGAGAGGCGGGGCAG CGCGCCAGAGGTGCGTGTCTTGCTCTTCAACTCTACTGGGGACCGGGATCCCGCCGCCCTGCTGAAGCTGCTGCAG CCCTGCCAGTTTGACTATGCTGTTTTCTGCCCTAACCTGACAGAGGTGTCATCCACAGGCAATGAAG ACCAGCAGAATTTCACAGTGACACTGGACCAGGTGCTGCTCCGCTGCCTGGAACACCAGCAGCACTGGAGGCACCTGGATGAGGAGCAGGCCAGCCCGGACCTCTGGAGTgcccccagcccagagcctggtGGGCCTGCCTCCCTGCGGCTGGCACCCTGCCCGCCCCATACCCACAGCTCCGGCTCCCTTGTCTTCAGCTGCATTTCCCATGCCTTGCAGTGGATCACCCAAGGCCGGGACCCTGTCTTTCAGCCACCCAGTCCCCCACGGGGCCTCCTCGCCCACCCTGTGGCAGGCAGCGGGGCCAGTGTACTTCGTGAGGCAGCTGCCATCCATGTGCTGGTCACAGGAAGCCTGCACCTGGTGGGCGGTGTCCTGAAACTGCTGGAGCCCTCCCTGTCCCAGTAG